The DNA segment CTCACTTACAAAAAAATATATCCTTACGGGGCGACATGCTCCTTCGGCAGTATCATGCTCTGCTCCTCCTGCTAAAACTTTAAGGGTATTCATAGAAGAAGCATTCCCAGAAGGAGGATTTATCAAATTTTTATTGAGAGTTACCCAATGAGTAGGAGCTCTTGAACAACAGCCACACTTAGCTTCACTGTCCCCGTAACTTTCTCCACCAGCATATTGATTATTTAAATAAAACTGAACATACCCATCATCATCCAAACAAGGATATGGTCCATGCGTATCTGTTCTCCATGATCCCTTTATCTCCGATAAAGCTCTATAAAAATCAGGAGTCATTTCAAAATTAACCAGAGCCTGACCTTGTCCATGAGTGTTTACCAAACCAAATTCAAAATAAAGACATTTTTCCCCACAAACATAAGGTCCGGGAATATTTCCAAAACAGTCAGTTGATCCACTAAATATCTCTGCAAAATTGTAATTTCTTGTATTAATAATTCTTTTCCTAGTACAGGTTCTATCCTCAAAAAACTGCCCAATATTATAAGTAGCTTGAGTAACTGCATAAGCCATAGATTCGGGATTGGTTACTTCACTTTCATAGACCTCAAATCCTCTTGTTGAAATCAGAAGAGGAGTATCCATGTAACTACTTAGCATTTTTACCTGCGAACTACCACCTGCTTGATAACAACTAGAAAAAGACTGACCATAGAGCTTAATACTTGCCCCCTCTATTACAGCCTCAGAAACAGTATACGAAGGATCGTATTCCTGCAGTGCCTGACCTACTATTCCACCAAAAACACTTAATATGTAACCTGAATTTCTCCAAAAAAGATTACTTCCACAATGATTATTTACACAAAAACAACCACCAAGAGAGGAATAAGTAGCGTTAACCGAATACAAATTACCTGAGTACTTTATCTGCCAGTAGGTGCAGTTATTCCAGGTTCCTGGATCACACTTTATATAACCATTTGCACAAATACCAGATATACCTTGAATAAAAGCCTGTCCGCCAGGATGAAAAACCGTTACATTAAGGTCTCCTGTAGAACTTGGCTGAATTACGACAGTTGCAAATTCACTGCCTGACGGACACAATATCTGTGCATTGAAAGATGTAGAATTATCTATAGTGTAAATTGGAACATTCCCCAAAAGAGGATTTACATATCTTTGTTCTACCTGCCTGGGACTGGAAATAGTTTTTTTAAACATCTCATAAGTTTCCCTAGCTTTTCCTTCAGCGTCTTGAATATCGTCAGCAAAAACGTAAAAACTGCTAGTAAAAAAAGAAATTAGGCAGTAAAACAATAAAAACAAAGTTATTTTTTTCATACGTATAAGAAAATTAAAAGTAGAAACGAAGAAGACCTATCAAACTACTTTCTGTATTTTCTGATCATTTCATTTATAGCTTCATCATAGCTCATTCCTGACTTTACCATAGACTCAATTTCACCTATTTCCCTTGGATTTGACGTATAAATGTAGTAAGAATAGTCATCTACTGTTAATCTTATAATTCCACTACCAAATCGTTCGGAGTAGACAAAAATTTCAGAATACCTGGGAGCATTATACTTTATGGAATTGAGCATATAAAAACTGAGTTCGTCCTTAAAAGGAAGAAGACCCTTTTCTTTCGCTAAAGCAAAATCACCTGACTCAAGGTAAAACTTAAATCCCGCATTGCTGTTAATTACCTGCCCAACCCTTCCAAAATGCTCAAGATCAAGTATAGATTGCGTAA comes from the candidate division WOR-3 bacterium genome and includes:
- a CDS encoding ATP-binding protein, whose amino-acid sequence is FVGKNTFDIANDEFVVLELEHLKPLKDLFSVIVLVVLNAVTFDLYLSDRTTPRMVLLDEAWQFLQDTKAFQDVIEEGYRRARKYYGSFGIITQSILDLEHFGRVGQVINSNAGFKFYLESGDFALAKEKGLLPFKDELSFYMLNSIKYNAPRYSEIFVYSERFGSGIIRLTVDDYSYYIYTSNPREIGEIESMVKSGMSYDEAINEMIRKYRK